One region of Streptomyces rishiriensis genomic DNA includes:
- a CDS encoding ABC transporter permease translates to MFRTALRNVLAHKARLLMTVLAVMLGVAFVSGTLVFTNTLSGALQNSSAKGFDQVDVAVTAEVQDDVGDRIVKTPELTQALLEQSAKAPGAASAIGVVNGFTAIADKDGKLIGGGFQSQGGNYWGDKDARYPLATGRAPSGAGEVAIDSRTAERAGYGVGDTVRISVDGPVLAPRITGIFTTDDGNVAAGGSLALFDTATAQTLFGKPGTYDEIDVRAAAGTSQSALKAALDTALPKDEVETTTGRQLADDQAEMISASMSGMKQGLLVFAGIALFVGTFIIANTFTMLVAQRTKELALMRAVGASRRQVTRSVLIEAFVVGTVAGVTGLIAGVGIGAGLRSLLGTLGATVPDGPLVVSGGTVATALVVGVVITMLAAWLPGRRAAKIPPVAAMSSVHATASTKSLVLRNTLGALFSAAGVAVVLVATTMSGSDGQAPMGLGAVLLILGVFILTPLLSRPLIAAAAPVLRIFGVSGKLARQNAVRNPRRTAATASALMIGLTLITGMTVMAGSLQKSIDKMASSAIRADYVVSMANGNELSADIDEKLKAAAGVTATSPMRNAPGRIDGTTEYLTGVTGSTIGALTDLEVGQGSFEVGGGQVVVDDATAESHGWKAGSSFTVNYEDGKKQQLTVSGVYEGNELIEGILLDNAALTPHLADPTDMRVMVKTSGGASDATKDRLEKALGSNPAIKVQSKQDLSDEVAKMFTLMLNMLYGLLAMAVIVAVLGVINTLAMSVFERSQEIGMLRAIGLDRRSVKRMVRLESLVISLFGGVLGIGLGVFFGWAAGELLGTRMATYELVVPWARMAVFLVLAAGVGILAALWPARRASRLNMLTAIKSE, encoded by the coding sequence ATGTTCCGTACCGCCTTGCGCAACGTACTCGCGCACAAGGCCCGGCTCCTGATGACCGTGCTCGCCGTGATGCTCGGCGTGGCCTTCGTGTCGGGGACGCTGGTCTTCACCAACACTCTTTCGGGCGCCCTCCAGAACAGCTCCGCCAAGGGCTTCGACCAGGTCGACGTGGCCGTCACCGCCGAGGTCCAGGACGACGTCGGCGACCGCATCGTCAAGACGCCCGAGCTGACCCAGGCGCTGCTGGAGCAGAGCGCGAAGGCGCCGGGCGCCGCGTCCGCCATCGGCGTCGTCAACGGCTTCACCGCCATCGCCGACAAGGACGGCAAGCTCATCGGCGGCGGCTTCCAGTCGCAGGGCGGCAACTACTGGGGCGACAAGGACGCCCGGTACCCGCTCGCCACCGGCCGCGCGCCGAGCGGCGCCGGCGAGGTCGCCATCGACTCCCGAACCGCCGAGCGGGCCGGGTACGGGGTCGGCGACACCGTACGGATCTCCGTCGACGGTCCCGTCCTCGCCCCGAGGATCACCGGCATCTTCACCACCGACGACGGCAATGTCGCGGCCGGCGGCAGCCTCGCCCTGTTCGACACGGCGACCGCGCAGACACTCTTCGGCAAGCCCGGCACCTACGACGAGATCGACGTGCGGGCCGCCGCCGGGACCTCGCAGAGCGCGCTGAAGGCCGCGCTGGACACCGCCCTGCCGAAGGACGAGGTCGAGACCACCACCGGCAGGCAGCTCGCCGACGACCAGGCGGAGATGATCTCCGCGTCGATGAGCGGGATGAAGCAGGGCCTGCTGGTCTTCGCCGGGATCGCGCTGTTCGTCGGCACCTTCATCATCGCCAACACCTTCACCATGCTGGTCGCCCAGCGCACCAAGGAACTCGCGCTGATGCGGGCGGTCGGCGCCTCACGCCGGCAGGTCACGCGGTCGGTGCTGATCGAGGCGTTCGTCGTCGGCACGGTCGCCGGGGTGACCGGTCTGATCGCCGGCGTCGGCATCGGGGCCGGGCTGCGCTCACTGCTCGGGACGCTGGGGGCGACCGTCCCCGACGGCCCGCTCGTCGTCTCGGGCGGCACGGTCGCCACCGCGCTCGTCGTCGGCGTCGTCATCACCATGCTGGCCGCCTGGCTGCCCGGCCGCCGGGCCGCGAAGATCCCGCCGGTCGCCGCGATGAGCAGCGTGCATGCGACCGCGAGCACCAAGTCGCTGGTGCTGCGCAACACGCTGGGCGCGCTGTTCTCGGCGGCGGGCGTCGCCGTGGTCCTGGTCGCGACGACGATGAGCGGCTCCGACGGCCAGGCCCCGATGGGGCTCGGCGCCGTCCTGCTCATCCTCGGCGTCTTCATCCTGACCCCGCTGCTGTCCCGCCCGCTGATCGCGGCCGCCGCGCCCGTCCTGCGGATCTTCGGGGTGTCCGGCAAGCTGGCCCGGCAGAACGCGGTGCGCAACCCGCGCCGTACGGCGGCCACGGCCTCCGCGCTGATGATCGGCCTGACCCTGATCACCGGCATGACGGTGATGGCGGGCAGCCTCCAGAAGTCCATCGACAAGATGGCGTCCTCCGCGATCAGGGCCGACTACGTCGTGTCGATGGCGAACGGCAACGAACTCTCCGCCGACATCGACGAGAAGCTGAAGGCCGCCGCCGGAGTGACCGCCACCAGCCCGATGCGCAACGCGCCCGGCCGGATCGACGGCACGACCGAGTACCTCACCGGCGTCACCGGCTCCACCATCGGCGCCCTGACCGACCTGGAGGTCGGCCAAGGCTCCTTCGAGGTGGGCGGCGGGCAGGTCGTCGTCGACGACGCCACCGCCGAGTCGCACGGCTGGAAGGCCGGTTCGTCCTTCACGGTGAACTACGAGGACGGCAAGAAGCAGCAGCTGACGGTGTCCGGGGTCTACGAGGGCAACGAGCTGATCGAGGGCATCCTGCTGGACAACGCCGCCCTCACCCCGCATCTGGCGGACCCGACCGACATGCGGGTCATGGTCAAGACCTCCGGCGGCGCCTCGGACGCCACGAAGGACCGGCTCGAGAAGGCCCTCGGCTCCAACCCGGCCATCAAGGTCCAGAGCAAGCAGGACCTCTCCGACGAGGTCGCGAAGATGTTCACGCTGATGCTGAACATGCTCTACGGGCTGCTCGCGATGGCCGTGATCGTCGCGGTCCTGGGCGTCATCAACACCCTCGCGATGTCGGTCTTCGAGCGTTCCCAGGAGATCGGCATGCTGCGGGCCATCGGCCTGGACCGGCGCTCGGTCAAGCGGATGGTCCGGCTGGAGTCCCTGGTGATCTCGCTCTTCGGCGGGGTGCTCGGCATCGGCCTGGGCGTGTTCTTCGGCTGGGCGGCCGGTGAGCTGCTCGGCACCCGCATGGCCACGTACGAACTGGTCGTGCCGTGGGCCCGGATGGCCGTCTTCCTGGTGCTGGCCGCCGGGGTGGGCATCCTGGCCGCGCTGTGGCCGGCCCGGCGGGCGTCGCGCCTGAACATGCTGACCGCGATCAAGTCCGAGTAG
- a CDS encoding NAD(P)/FAD-dependent oxidoreductase encodes MSTTERPRILVVGGGYVGLYAARRIMKKMRYGEATVTVVDPRSYMTYQPFLPETAAGNISPRHVVVPLRRVLPKAEVLTGRVTTIDQDRKVATIAPLVGEAYELPFDYLVIALGAVSRTFPIPGLAEQGIGMKGVEEAIGLRNHVLEQLDKADSTTDEEIRRKALTFVFIGGGFAGAETIGEVEDLARDAAKYYKTVSREDMRFILVDAADKILPEVGPKLGQYGKEHLEGRGVEIYLSTSMDSCVDGHVVLKNGLEVDSSTIVWTAGVKPNPVLARYGLPLGPRGHVDTAATLQVQGTDYIWAAGDNAQVPDVAARKAGVENAWCPPNAQHALRQAKVLGDNVISGMRGFPQKEYSHSNKGAVAGLGLHKGVAMIVMGKVKIKLKGRLAWYMHRGYHGMAMPTWNRKIRVFADWTLGMFLKREVVALGALESPREEFYEAAKPAPVAAKPTAEKAESEKAKAS; translated from the coding sequence ATGAGCACCACGGAGCGTCCCAGGATCCTCGTAGTAGGCGGTGGGTACGTAGGCCTGTACGCAGCTCGGCGCATCATGAAGAAGATGCGCTACGGCGAGGCGACCGTCACGGTCGTCGACCCCCGGTCGTACATGACCTACCAGCCCTTCCTCCCCGAAACCGCCGCCGGCAACATCTCCCCGCGCCATGTCGTCGTCCCGTTGCGACGCGTGCTGCCCAAGGCGGAGGTCCTCACCGGCCGGGTCACCACCATCGACCAGGACCGCAAGGTCGCCACGATCGCCCCGCTGGTCGGCGAGGCGTACGAGCTGCCCTTCGACTACCTGGTGATCGCGCTCGGCGCGGTCTCCCGCACCTTCCCGATCCCCGGCCTGGCCGAACAGGGCATCGGAATGAAGGGTGTCGAGGAGGCCATCGGCCTGCGCAACCACGTCCTCGAGCAGCTCGACAAGGCCGACTCCACGACCGACGAGGAGATCCGCCGCAAGGCGCTCACCTTCGTCTTCATCGGCGGCGGTTTCGCCGGTGCGGAGACCATCGGTGAGGTCGAGGACCTGGCCCGGGACGCGGCCAAGTACTACAAGACGGTGTCCCGCGAGGACATGCGCTTCATCCTCGTCGACGCCGCGGACAAGATCCTTCCCGAGGTCGGCCCCAAGCTGGGCCAGTACGGCAAGGAGCACCTCGAGGGCCGCGGTGTGGAGATCTACCTCTCCACCTCGATGGACTCCTGCGTCGACGGTCACGTGGTGCTGAAGAACGGCCTCGAGGTCGACTCCAGCACCATCGTGTGGACGGCCGGCGTCAAGCCCAACCCGGTGCTGGCCCGCTACGGCCTGCCGCTGGGCCCCCGCGGTCACGTCGACACGGCCGCGACCCTCCAGGTCCAGGGCACCGACTACATCTGGGCCGCCGGCGACAACGCCCAGGTCCCGGACGTCGCCGCCCGCAAGGCCGGTGTGGAGAACGCCTGGTGCCCGCCGAACGCGCAGCACGCGCTGCGGCAGGCCAAGGTCCTCGGCGACAACGTGATCTCCGGTATGCGGGGCTTCCCGCAGAAGGAGTACTCGCACTCCAACAAGGGTGCGGTGGCGGGCCTCGGCCTCCACAAGGGCGTCGCGATGATCGTCATGGGCAAGGTGAAGATCAAGCTCAAGGGCCGTCTCGCCTGGTACATGCACCGCGGCTACCACGGCATGGCGATGCCGACGTGGAACCGTAAGATCCGCGTCTTCGCCGACTGGACGCTCGGCATGTTCCTCAAGCGCGAGGTCGTGGCGCTGGGTGCGCTGGAGTCCCCGCGCGAGGAGTTCTACGAGGCCGCGAAGCCGGCTCCGGTCGCCGCGAAGCCGACCGCCGAGAAGGCCGAGAGCGAGAAGGCCAAGGCCTCCTGA
- a CDS encoding Ppx/GppA phosphatase family protein gives MTRVAAVDCGTNSIRLLVADADPETGELVDLDRRMTIVRLGQGVDRTGRLAPEALERTFAACREYAAAIKEYGAQRLRFVATSASRDAENRDEFVRGVLDILGVEPEVITGDQEAEFSFTGATKELVVRADLAKPFLVVDIGGGSTEFVVGDDRVRAARSVDVGCVRMTERHLVVDGKVTDPPTAGQVAAICADIEAALDLAERTVPLREAHTLVGLAGSVTTVAAIALGLEAYDSTRIHHARIGLDRVRSISDDLLRATHEQRAAHPAMHPGRVDVIAAGALVLLAIMERIGAEEVVVSEHDILDGIAWSIA, from the coding sequence GTGACCCGCGTCGCCGCCGTCGACTGCGGTACGAACTCGATCCGCCTCCTGGTCGCCGACGCCGATCCGGAGACCGGCGAACTGGTCGACCTGGACCGCCGGATGACGATCGTCCGCCTCGGCCAGGGCGTCGACCGCACCGGACGGCTCGCCCCCGAGGCGCTGGAGCGGACCTTCGCGGCCTGCCGGGAGTACGCGGCCGCCATCAAGGAGTACGGCGCGCAGCGGCTGCGCTTCGTCGCCACCTCCGCCTCCCGGGACGCGGAGAACCGGGACGAGTTCGTGCGCGGGGTGCTGGACATCCTCGGCGTCGAGCCCGAGGTCATCACCGGCGACCAGGAGGCCGAGTTCTCCTTCACCGGCGCCACGAAGGAACTCGTGGTCCGCGCCGACCTGGCCAAACCCTTCCTGGTGGTGGACATCGGCGGTGGTTCCACCGAGTTCGTGGTCGGCGACGACCGGGTGCGCGCCGCGCGCTCCGTCGACGTGGGCTGCGTACGGATGACCGAGCGGCACCTGGTCGTGGACGGGAAGGTCACCGACCCGCCCACCGCCGGACAGGTCGCGGCCATATGCGCGGACATCGAGGCCGCGCTCGACCTCGCCGAGCGGACGGTCCCGCTGCGCGAGGCGCACACCCTGGTCGGCCTGGCCGGCTCGGTGACCACGGTCGCGGCGATCGCCCTGGGACTGGAGGCGTACGACTCCACGCGGATCCACCACGCGCGGATCGGTCTCGACCGGGTCAGGAGCATCAGCGACGACCTTCTGCGGGCCACCCACGAGCAGCGCGCGGCGCATCCGGCGATGCACCCGGGCCGGGTGGACGTGATCGCGGCGGGCGCGCTCGTCCTGCTGGCGATCATGGAGCGGATCGGCGCGGAGGAGGTCGTCGTGAGCGAGCACGACATCCTCGACGGCATCGCCTGGTCGATCGCGTGA
- a CDS encoding SAM-dependent methyltransferase, with the protein MADAAPRLHALVEQLLGAPFPVRVRAWDGSQAGPPDAPALVVRNRRALRRLLFKPGELGLARAWVAGDLEIEGDLYTALDLLAGLIWERGEDARTLGQALRDPDFRSAVRGLLKLAGPPLPPAPPREEVRRTGHLHTRRTDRRAISHHYDVGNDFYALVLGPSMVYSCAYWESADSTLERAQHDKLELVCRKLDLRPGARLLDVGCGWGSLAVHAAREHGATVVGITLSQEQAAFARKRVADAGLTDKVEIRVQDYRDVDDGPFDAISSIGMAEHVGSAKYLEYAQVLCALLRPGGRLLNHQIARRPQRDESTYGVDSFIDAYVFPDGELAPVGTTVGQLERAGLEVRDVESIREHYALTLRRWVARLETDWDRAVQLSSPGRARVWRLYMAASALAFERNQIGVNQVLAVRTPESGDSGMPLRARTWN; encoded by the coding sequence ATGGCTGACGCCGCGCCGCGGCTCCATGCCCTCGTCGAACAGTTGCTGGGAGCCCCCTTTCCGGTGCGTGTCCGCGCCTGGGACGGTTCGCAGGCGGGCCCGCCCGACGCGCCGGCCCTGGTCGTACGCAATCGCCGGGCCCTGCGCCGGCTCCTCTTCAAGCCGGGCGAACTCGGCCTCGCCCGCGCCTGGGTGGCCGGAGACCTGGAGATCGAGGGGGATCTGTACACCGCTCTCGATCTGCTCGCCGGTCTGATCTGGGAGCGCGGAGAGGACGCCCGCACGCTCGGGCAGGCGCTGCGCGACCCGGACTTCCGTTCGGCGGTGCGCGGCCTGCTGAAACTCGCCGGACCGCCGCTGCCGCCCGCCCCGCCGCGGGAAGAGGTCCGCCGGACCGGCCACCTCCACACCCGCCGCACCGACCGACGCGCCATCAGCCACCACTACGACGTCGGCAACGACTTCTACGCGCTCGTCCTCGGCCCGTCCATGGTCTACTCGTGCGCCTACTGGGAGTCCGCGGACAGCACCCTCGAACGCGCCCAGCACGACAAACTCGAACTCGTCTGCCGCAAGCTGGACCTGAGACCGGGGGCGCGGCTGCTGGACGTCGGCTGCGGCTGGGGCTCCCTCGCCGTCCACGCGGCCCGTGAGCACGGCGCGACCGTCGTCGGGATCACCCTCTCCCAGGAGCAGGCGGCCTTCGCCCGCAAGCGCGTCGCCGACGCCGGGCTCACCGACAAGGTCGAGATCCGCGTCCAGGACTACCGGGACGTCGACGACGGTCCCTTCGACGCGATCTCCTCCATCGGGATGGCGGAACACGTCGGCTCCGCGAAGTACCTGGAGTACGCGCAGGTCCTGTGCGCGCTGCTCCGGCCCGGCGGCCGGCTGCTCAACCACCAGATCGCCCGCCGCCCGCAGCGCGACGAGTCGACGTACGGCGTGGACTCGTTCATCGACGCCTACGTCTTCCCGGACGGCGAACTCGCCCCCGTCGGCACCACGGTGGGCCAGCTCGAACGCGCGGGCCTCGAGGTCCGCGACGTCGAGTCGATCCGCGAGCACTACGCCCTCACGCTGCGCCGCTGGGTCGCCCGTCTGGAGACCGACTGGGACCGGGCGGTCCAGCTCTCCAGCCCCGGCCGCGCGCGGGTCTGGCGGCTCTACATGGCGGCCTCCGCCCTCGCCTTCGAACGCAACCAGATCGGCGTCAACCAGGTCCTGGCCGTCCGGACGCCGGAGTCGGGCGACTCCGGGATGCCGTTGCGCGCCCGCACCTGGAACTGA